The Acidicapsa acidisoli genome contains a region encoding:
- the pal gene encoding peptidoglycan-associated lipoprotein Pal yields MSSKNRILTCLVLLAAIVGFAGCKKKTPPPTSTAPEVNAPAPTAQLTATPTTITAGDQVVLSWRTSNATSVSIDGVGDVPSSGVKTVTPSESTSYHLVARGDGGSADATARVTVNPVQNAVAVNNDMSSSNLTEEEQFKANVQDIFFDYDSYDVGSNASGALSKSAAYLAQHPNIKVLIGGYCDERGSNEYNLTLGQSRATSAKNALVQAGIAENRIRVVSYGKEKPFCTESTEECWQQNRRAGFSIDR; encoded by the coding sequence TTGAGCTCCAAAAATCGTATCCTGACCTGCCTGGTTCTGCTCGCAGCAATCGTAGGATTTGCAGGCTGCAAAAAGAAGACACCGCCCCCCACCAGCACCGCTCCCGAGGTCAACGCACCGGCGCCCACGGCCCAACTCACGGCAACGCCGACGACCATCACTGCCGGGGACCAGGTTGTGCTGTCATGGCGCACCTCCAACGCTACCAGCGTATCGATTGACGGCGTGGGCGATGTCCCCAGTTCCGGCGTAAAGACGGTAACGCCCAGCGAGTCGACCAGCTATCACCTCGTCGCCCGAGGCGACGGCGGCTCCGCGGACGCTACAGCACGCGTTACGGTCAATCCTGTGCAGAACGCGGTTGCCGTCAACAACGATATGTCGTCCTCCAATCTGACCGAGGAGGAGCAGTTCAAGGCAAATGTCCAGGACATCTTCTTCGACTATGACAGCTACGACGTCGGCAGCAATGCCTCCGGCGCGCTTTCCAAGTCGGCCGCATATTTGGCACAGCACCCCAACATCAAGGTTCTGATCGGCGGATATTGCGACGAACGCGGTTCCAACGAATACAACCTTACCCTTGGCCAAAGCCGCGCGACCTCGGCGAAGAACGCGCTGGTTCAGGCAGGCATCGCAGAGAACCGCATCCGCGTCGTCAGCTACGGCAAGGAAAAGCCCTTCTGCACCGAGTCGACCGAAGAATGCTGGCAGCAGAATCGCCGCGCCGGCTTCTCCATCGATCGGTAG
- the ybgF gene encoding tol-pal system protein YbgF yields the protein MHRYPVHRVVRYRLPALLLAAVLMTSLPAHAASKEIIELQTQVQQLLDSMQRLQSTVDSRFGLVQHLVEQSTDSINQMNATVTAMQQKLNAQSEATNGKLDAASGQVQSLNDSLDELKSRISKLDKELQDVQGQLQTMQAQSAAGAAGAGTQGSQQPGQPAPADGSGAPGQPAGQAGQPAATQAPPLQDTYQSALRDYNAAHYDVASSEFNDVMQYYPNDPLAGNAQFYIGEIAYRQQKFKDAVKAYNAVLENFGGSPKAPAAQLRKGLALLQLNQKDSGIHELRSLIQRYPQTPEALQARSKLNALGVRINPASR from the coding sequence ATGCATCGTTATCCCGTTCACCGCGTTGTGCGCTATCGCCTCCCAGCTCTTCTGCTGGCCGCTGTGTTGATGACTTCGCTGCCCGCGCACGCAGCTTCCAAGGAAATCATTGAGCTGCAGACTCAAGTCCAGCAGCTCCTCGACAGTATGCAACGTTTGCAGTCCACGGTGGACTCGCGCTTCGGCCTCGTGCAGCACCTGGTCGAGCAAAGCACAGACAGCATCAACCAGATGAACGCCACAGTGACCGCCATGCAGCAGAAGCTGAATGCTCAGAGCGAGGCGACCAACGGGAAACTCGACGCAGCCTCCGGCCAGGTCCAGTCGCTCAACGACTCTCTTGACGAACTCAAGTCACGCATCAGCAAGCTCGACAAGGAACTTCAGGACGTTCAGGGCCAGTTGCAGACAATGCAGGCCCAGTCCGCTGCCGGCGCAGCAGGAGCCGGGACGCAAGGCTCGCAGCAGCCAGGCCAGCCGGCACCCGCTGACGGTTCCGGCGCCCCCGGGCAACCTGCCGGACAAGCTGGGCAACCTGCTGCCACTCAAGCGCCACCGTTGCAGGATACCTACCAGAGCGCACTGCGCGACTACAACGCCGCGCACTACGACGTTGCATCTTCCGAATTCAACGACGTGATGCAGTACTATCCCAATGATCCGCTGGCCGGAAATGCCCAGTTCTACATCGGTGAAATTGCGTACCGTCAGCAGAAATTCAAGGATGCAGTCAAAGCCTACAACGCGGTCCTTGAGAACTTCGGCGGCAGCCCCAAGGCTCCCGCGGCGCAACTGCGCAAAGGCCTCGCATTGCTGCAATTGAATCAAAAGGATTCAGGCATACATGAGCTGCGCTCTCTCATCCAGCGCTATCCGCAAACCCCCGAAGCGCTCCAGGCGCGCAGCAAGCTCAATGCCCTTGGTGTTCGCATAAATCCCGCGTCGCGGTAA
- a CDS encoding glycosyltransferase: protein MIRPIEQPGSTSLSVAICIGTYNQSQYLKGSIESALAQSYPIQEFWVADDASTDDTPAVMAEICKLYPQIRYYRQPKNLALPGNLSWLLSQPKTDLIVRLDSDDRLEPDYVRVLAELMLQHPQAGFAHCDVGELDKDNRRPRIRRLTRSKTYESPEEALRSNASGYRTAANCILYRAQALREVNYYIPNLDWRTCEDWDMCLRMAAAGWGNVYAPKVLSNYRVWDDAQGVRAKRKMSEVMTTISIYKHTLIPEYQKRGWSIAPLTSNMRAKAVGFADAIDSPLFTEQERIDYKVLLQDLGKSKSLSLAIAIADLGLNPMVRWWTRMQLRMKDGAKVMLRTIKPARPAVS from the coding sequence ATGATACGACCCATTGAGCAGCCGGGATCAACCTCGTTATCTGTCGCGATCTGCATTGGCACATACAATCAATCCCAGTATCTTAAAGGCTCCATCGAGTCCGCCTTGGCGCAGAGTTATCCGATCCAGGAGTTTTGGGTCGCGGATGACGCGAGCACGGATGATACGCCGGCGGTAATGGCGGAGATATGCAAGTTATATCCTCAGATCAGATACTATCGGCAGCCGAAAAATCTTGCGCTGCCGGGAAATCTTAGCTGGCTGCTCTCTCAACCGAAGACGGATTTGATCGTTCGTCTGGACTCCGATGATCGACTTGAGCCCGACTACGTTCGCGTGCTTGCCGAGTTGATGCTCCAGCATCCGCAGGCTGGATTTGCGCATTGCGACGTGGGCGAGCTGGATAAGGACAACCGGCGTCCCCGCATCCGACGGTTGACTCGAAGCAAAACTTACGAGTCGCCGGAAGAGGCTTTGAGAAGCAACGCGAGCGGATATCGCACGGCAGCGAATTGCATCCTATACAGGGCTCAAGCTTTGCGCGAAGTGAATTACTACATTCCGAACCTTGACTGGCGTACGTGCGAAGATTGGGATATGTGCCTGCGCATGGCTGCAGCGGGCTGGGGTAATGTTTACGCGCCCAAAGTTCTATCGAATTATCGCGTGTGGGATGATGCGCAAGGCGTGAGAGCGAAGCGCAAGATGTCGGAAGTGATGACGACCATCTCCATCTACAAGCACACGCTGATTCCTGAGTATCAAAAGCGCGGCTGGAGCATTGCGCCGCTTACAAGCAATATGCGCGCGAAAGCAGTCGGATTTGCTGACGCTATCGATTCGCCGCTGTTTACGGAGCAGGAGCGAATCGATTACAAGGTTCTGTTACAGGATCTTGGAAAGTCAAAGTCTCTTTCGCTGGCCATCGCGATTGCGGACCTGGGGCTGAACCCCATGGTCCGCTGGTGGACGAGAATGCAGCTGCGCATGAAAGATGGCGCGAAGGTAATGCTGCGGACTATCAAGCCTGCGCGCCCAGCTGTCTCATAA
- a CDS encoding 2-oxoacid:ferredoxin oxidoreductase subunit beta produces the protein MATATATPSSTPGPKVNRLGLPVLEYRGGKTTLCAGCGHNAISERIVDAMFEMGVQPERVMKLSGIGCSSKSPAYFMNRAHSFNSVHGRMPSVSTGAILGNHTMLALGVSGDGDTASIGMGQFVHLLRRNLPMIYIIEDNGVYGLTKGQFSATADLGSKLKTGVINDLPPIDTCSLAIQLGATFVGRSFSGDKKQLLTMLKAAIAHRGTVMLDVISPCVTFNDHEGSTKSYKFMQEHDEPINELGFVPVFEDIEVEYDPGTTKDVRMHDGSHLRLRKIREDFDPSDRIGAVKTLMEAHEKGEVLTGVFYVDTEKPTFTDLLNLVDQPLSSLPESVIRPGKDVLDKVMAGLQ, from the coding sequence ATGGCAACAGCGACAGCAACACCATCAAGCACTCCTGGCCCCAAGGTTAACCGTCTCGGTCTGCCGGTGCTCGAATATCGCGGCGGCAAGACTACTCTCTGCGCAGGCTGCGGCCACAATGCTATCTCCGAGCGCATTGTTGACGCGATGTTTGAGATGGGCGTGCAGCCCGAGCGGGTGATGAAGCTTTCGGGCATCGGCTGCTCTTCGAAAAGCCCCGCCTATTTTATGAACCGCGCACACAGCTTCAACAGCGTGCATGGCCGTATGCCTTCCGTATCGACCGGAGCGATTTTGGGCAATCACACTATGCTCGCGCTTGGCGTTTCAGGCGACGGCGATACGGCTTCGATCGGTATGGGGCAGTTTGTTCACCTGCTGCGGCGCAATCTTCCAATGATTTACATCATTGAAGATAACGGCGTGTATGGCCTCACGAAGGGCCAGTTTTCCGCGACGGCCGATCTGGGCTCAAAACTGAAGACCGGCGTAATCAATGACCTTCCGCCCATCGACACCTGCTCGCTGGCGATCCAGCTTGGCGCAACGTTTGTTGGCCGCTCATTTTCGGGCGACAAGAAGCAGTTGCTCACCATGCTCAAGGCTGCGATTGCACATCGTGGCACGGTGATGCTGGATGTGATCAGCCCCTGCGTGACCTTCAACGATCATGAGGGCTCAACCAAGAGCTACAAGTTCATGCAGGAGCACGACGAGCCGATCAATGAGCTGGGCTTTGTGCCCGTCTTCGAGGATATCGAAGTTGAGTATGACCCTGGCACGACGAAAGATGTTCGCATGCACGATGGTTCTCATCTCCGCCTGCGCAAGATCCGCGAAGACTTCGATCCGTCCGACAGGATCGGGGCGGTTAAGACGCTGATGGAAGCTCACGAAAAGGGCGAAGTGCTTACCGGCGTTTTCTATGTCGACACGGAGAAGCCGACGTTTACCGATCTGCTCAACCTAGTCGATCAGCCGCTCAGCTCGTTGCCTGAGTCGGTGATCCGACCAGGGAAAGACGTGCTGGACAAGGTGATGGCCGGCCTCCAGTAG
- a CDS encoding 2-oxoacid:acceptor oxidoreductase subunit alpha: MAIGDLALGQVQSTTAVQDAQNRVVNDFSIQVATVNGSGSQSANSVLLKSIFGMGVPVSGKNLFPSNIAGLPTWYTIRASKDGYVARRQYIDLLVALNPETAKDDILALPGHGVAVYEESLNLKQYRDDVVCYPVPFDKITAAVCPEAKLRKLVRNMVYVGVMAQLLNIDMDCVEAALKKQFAKKQKALDLNFAAVKAGAAYFAEKLTKQDPFYIEHMNATTGKIIIDGNAACGLGAVFAGVTVVAWYPITPSTSVVEATIEYLKKFRVTEEGKATFAVIQAEDELAAIGMVLGAGWSGARSMTATSGPGISLMAEFSGLGYFAEIPGVIFDVQRSGPSTGMPTRTSQADLLSTAFLSHGDTKHIVLLPGSVKECFEFAHDAFDLAERLQTPVFVLSDLDLGMNNWMSEPFTYPDKPLDRGKVLTAEDLNRLGGFGRYEDVDGDGIGWRTLPGTDHPKAAYFTRGSGHNAKSGYTEKPDEYVEVMERLSRKFENARKLVPAPVIERNGASKIGIIAYGTSHYAITESLDQVKKAYDLDIDYLRIRAFPFAEEIHEFVASHERIYVVEQDRDAQLASLLKLDLPAEQITKLRSILHFNGLPIDAEFVTSELVTKEGL; the protein is encoded by the coding sequence ATGGCGATTGGAGACCTAGCTCTGGGTCAAGTGCAGAGCACAACAGCGGTACAGGACGCTCAGAATCGCGTCGTAAATGACTTCAGCATTCAGGTCGCAACGGTCAACGGGTCCGGCTCGCAATCGGCCAACAGCGTTCTGCTGAAGAGCATTTTTGGAATGGGTGTTCCGGTTAGCGGAAAGAACCTCTTCCCCTCAAATATTGCCGGACTTCCCACCTGGTACACCATCCGCGCCAGCAAAGACGGATACGTCGCGCGCCGCCAGTACATCGATCTGCTGGTTGCGCTGAACCCCGAAACAGCCAAGGACGATATTCTGGCCCTTCCAGGGCATGGTGTTGCGGTTTACGAAGAAAGCCTGAATCTGAAACAGTACCGCGACGATGTGGTCTGCTATCCGGTCCCCTTCGACAAGATTACGGCAGCGGTTTGTCCTGAGGCCAAGCTGCGCAAGCTGGTTCGGAACATGGTCTATGTGGGCGTGATGGCCCAACTGCTGAATATCGACATGGACTGTGTCGAGGCGGCTTTGAAGAAGCAGTTCGCCAAGAAGCAGAAGGCGCTCGACCTGAACTTTGCCGCGGTGAAGGCCGGTGCGGCTTATTTTGCGGAGAAGCTGACCAAGCAGGATCCCTTCTACATCGAGCACATGAACGCCACCACGGGCAAGATCATCATCGACGGTAATGCCGCTTGCGGACTGGGCGCGGTATTTGCCGGAGTGACGGTGGTTGCGTGGTATCCGATCACGCCTTCGACCTCAGTGGTGGAGGCAACGATTGAGTACCTGAAGAAGTTCCGCGTGACCGAGGAAGGCAAGGCTACCTTTGCCGTGATTCAGGCTGAAGATGAACTTGCTGCTATCGGCATGGTTCTTGGAGCCGGCTGGTCGGGCGCGCGTTCGATGACGGCGACTTCGGGACCAGGTATCTCGTTGATGGCGGAGTTCTCGGGGCTTGGCTATTTTGCGGAGATTCCCGGCGTCATCTTTGACGTGCAGCGCAGCGGACCCTCGACGGGAATGCCGACGCGCACTTCGCAGGCCGATCTGCTCTCGACCGCGTTCCTCTCGCATGGCGATACCAAGCACATCGTTCTGCTGCCGGGTTCGGTGAAAGAGTGCTTCGAGTTTGCCCATGACGCTTTTGATCTGGCCGAGCGGTTGCAGACACCGGTTTTCGTGCTTTCGGATCTTGATCTGGGCATGAATAACTGGATGTCCGAGCCATTTACTTATCCTGACAAGCCCCTGGATCGCGGCAAGGTACTCACCGCAGAGGACCTGAATCGGCTGGGCGGCTTTGGCCGTTACGAGGATGTGGATGGCGACGGCATCGGATGGCGTACGCTGCCCGGCACGGACCATCCCAAAGCTGCTTATTTCACGCGTGGCTCCGGACACAACGCCAAATCCGGCTACACGGAGAAGCCCGACGAGTACGTGGAAGTGATGGAAAGGCTTTCTCGCAAGTTTGAGAACGCGCGCAAGCTGGTTCCTGCTCCGGTGATCGAGAGGAATGGCGCCTCGAAGATCGGCATCATCGCTTATGGCACCTCGCACTATGCCATTACCGAGTCCCTTGATCAAGTGAAGAAGGCTTACGACCTCGATATCGATTACCTGCGCATCCGGGCGTTTCCCTTCGCGGAGGAGATACACGAGTTCGTCGCTTCGCATGAGCGCATCTATGTGGTCGAACAGGATCGCGATGCGCAACTGGCAAGCCTGCTGAAGCTCGATCTTCCGGCGGAGCAGATCACGAAGCTGCGCAGCATTCTTCATTTCAACGGATTGCCGATCGACGCGGAATTCGTGACCAGCGAACTTGTTACCAAGGAGGGCCTCTAG
- a CDS encoding dihydrodipicolinate synthase family protein, with protein sequence MLLEGIFAPITTPFYPDERIYFKKLEFNVSRLSLTALSGLVVLGSTGEAVALDDVETREVLRVAAENAADEKVLIAGIGRESVKATLELAEVAARSGYDAVLVRNPCYYRPQLTGAALLHYFRSVADRSALPVILYSIPKFTEAEIPLEVVAELAQHPNIIGLKESSGSVERVRNAVQATRLAPRRTVTVTPVFEAVTGRMMAPKPAASGNFISADGLASSGEGGVALAAAPPAPARKTRTREVGFQVLTGSAGTLKESLEAGASGAILGFATCAPQACQEIYTAWKEHDDQLAADRQKHIAEASNVIGGKLGIAGIKYACDFNGYFGGKARSPLLPLTSEIRAEVEQLLSQIRN encoded by the coding sequence ATGCTGCTGGAAGGTATATTCGCTCCGATCACGACGCCGTTTTATCCAGACGAACGGATTTATTTCAAGAAGCTGGAGTTCAATGTCTCGCGGCTTTCGCTGACTGCTCTGTCGGGCTTGGTGGTCCTCGGTTCGACGGGCGAAGCTGTGGCGCTTGACGACGTGGAGACCAGGGAAGTCTTGCGCGTAGCGGCTGAGAACGCAGCCGACGAGAAAGTGCTGATCGCAGGCATTGGACGCGAGAGCGTGAAGGCGACGCTGGAGCTGGCGGAGGTTGCGGCGAGGTCCGGATACGACGCCGTGCTGGTGCGCAACCCCTGCTACTATCGCCCGCAGCTTACAGGGGCAGCGCTTTTGCATTACTTTCGTTCTGTTGCCGATCGCTCGGCGCTGCCAGTGATTCTCTACTCGATTCCCAAGTTCACGGAGGCTGAGATTCCGCTGGAAGTAGTCGCAGAGCTGGCTCAGCACCCGAATATTATCGGCCTCAAGGAGTCGAGCGGGAGTGTGGAGCGAGTGCGGAATGCGGTGCAGGCGACGCGCCTGGCTCCTCGTCGCACGGTTACAGTTACGCCTGTCTTCGAGGCGGTTACCGGGCGGATGATGGCTCCTAAACCGGCGGCTTCTGGGAACTTCATCTCGGCCGACGGGCTGGCTTCGAGTGGCGAAGGCGGGGTTGCTTTAGCCGCAGCGCCTCCTGCTCCAGCGAGAAAAACGCGGACCCGCGAGGTTGGCTTTCAGGTGTTGACCGGTTCCGCGGGGACCCTGAAGGAGTCTCTGGAAGCGGGTGCGAGCGGGGCCATTCTTGGTTTTGCTACGTGTGCACCGCAGGCATGCCAGGAGATCTACACCGCGTGGAAGGAACACGACGATCAGTTGGCTGCGGATAGACAGAAACACATTGCTGAGGCCAGCAACGTGATCGGCGGCAAGCTCGGCATTGCCGGAATCAAGTATGCCTGCGACTTCAATGGCTATTTTGGGGGAAAAGCTCGTTCCCCTCTTTTGCCATTGACATCCGAGATCCGGGCAGAGGTCGAGCAATTGCTGTCCCAAATCAGGAATTAG
- a CDS encoding DUF2834 domain-containing protein, protein MKPRTLYLILCVLGVVLPYWQFVPWLAENGTNFPLFFHQLFANRISAFFGMDVIVSAVTLMIFVRRERSHLSATARWLPLIAVLTVGVSLALPLFLYLRERRLDRTAIQAV, encoded by the coding sequence GTGAAGCCCAGAACCCTCTATCTGATTCTCTGCGTCCTGGGAGTCGTCCTGCCCTACTGGCAATTCGTTCCCTGGCTGGCGGAAAACGGCACGAACTTCCCGCTATTCTTCCACCAGCTCTTCGCCAACCGCATCAGCGCCTTCTTCGGTATGGACGTGATCGTCTCCGCAGTCACGCTGATGATCTTTGTTCGCAGAGAAAGAAGCCATCTCTCCGCCACCGCCCGATGGCTTCCGCTCATTGCCGTCCTCACCGTGGGCGTCTCCCTGGCGCTGCCGCTATTCCTCTATCTGCGCGAACGGCGCCTCGACAGGACTGCGATTCAGGCTGTTTAG
- the carB gene encoding carbamoyl-phosphate synthase large subunit gives MPRRNDIQKILVIGSGPIVIGQSAEFDYSGTQACKALKQDGFEVVLVNSNPATIMTDPELADRTYIEPLTVPYVEEIIRVEAAMLGPGSGKFALLPTVGGQTALNLAVDLSDAGILDKYGVEMIGAKLEAIKKAEDRLLFKDAMVRIGLDVSKSMLVNNLRDGMDFAQKNGFPVLIRPSFTLGGSGGGIAYNREELIEILSNGLNLSPVHECLIEESVLGWKEYELEVMRDLADNVIIICSIENFDPMGVHTGDSITVAPAQTLTDREYQKMRDAAIAVMREIGVETGGSNVQFAVNPANGRMTVIEMNPRVSRSSALASKATGFPIAKIAAKLAVGYTLDEIPNDITRMTPACFEPTIDYVVTKIPKWQFEKFPGADDTLGPQMKSVGEVMAIGRTFKESLMKALRSLETGKKTGSEELEPRRLTQRLVTPQPERLNYIRFAFERGLSVREVARYTGMDPWFLYQIREICEAQKLVGTLSPETVTPMQLRKFKRLGLSDERIANEWKLAGHEGIQQVRELRYAHGIRPIFKLVDTCAAEFESHTPYFYSSYDEEDEAPPTAMRKIIILGSGPNRIGQGIEFDYCCCHAAFALKEDGYETIMVNCNPETVSTDYDTSDRLYFEPLTLEDVLAIYEHEAKSGAEIGMIVQFGGQTPLNLAQRLRKAGVPIIGTSPESIDLAEDRKRFGKLLEELQIPQPSGGTATSVEEALAVGERIGYPVLVRPSYVLGGRAMVIAYDAQEVARYMTTAVEYSSDRPVLVDHFLESAVEVDVDALCDSKDVVIAAIMQHIEEAGIHSGDSSCVLPPVSIRPETLATIRAYTRKLALALKVVGLVNLQFAIQRDADDNDQVYVIEVNPRASRTVPYVSKATGVPLAKIASRLMTGRKLREFLPGHVESALDLDPGPHFYVKSPVFPWNKFPGADTVLSPEMKSTGEVMGVADNFGEAFAKAQLSAGQILPSEGTIFFSVNDHDKPAATLLARLYVELGFRLVATEGTANVLEQAGMSVERVFKVKEGRPNVVDLIKGDRIQLIINTPRGQDTIFDEKAIRRAAVLARVPTITTIAAAQAAAEGIAAMQRRQTSVVSLQELHPVGVTAQG, from the coding sequence ATGCCACGCAGAAATGACATCCAGAAGATACTTGTGATCGGCTCGGGGCCGATTGTGATTGGGCAGTCGGCGGAGTTTGATTACTCCGGGACGCAGGCTTGCAAGGCGCTGAAGCAGGATGGGTTTGAGGTGGTGCTGGTGAATTCGAACCCGGCGACCATCATGACTGATCCGGAGTTGGCGGATCGCACTTATATCGAGCCGCTGACGGTGCCTTATGTCGAGGAGATTATTCGCGTCGAGGCGGCGATGCTTGGACCAGGCTCGGGCAAGTTTGCGCTGCTGCCTACGGTGGGCGGGCAGACGGCGCTGAATCTGGCCGTGGATCTGTCGGATGCGGGCATTCTCGACAAATACGGCGTGGAGATGATCGGGGCCAAGCTTGAGGCGATCAAGAAGGCTGAAGACCGGCTGCTCTTCAAGGATGCGATGGTGCGCATCGGCCTGGATGTTTCTAAGTCCATGCTGGTGAATAATCTGCGCGACGGCATGGACTTTGCGCAGAAGAATGGTTTCCCTGTGCTGATCCGGCCGAGCTTTACGCTGGGCGGCTCTGGCGGTGGCATTGCATATAACCGCGAAGAGTTGATCGAGATTCTGTCGAATGGGCTGAACCTGTCGCCGGTGCATGAGTGCCTGATTGAAGAGTCGGTGCTTGGTTGGAAGGAGTATGAGCTGGAGGTGATGCGTGATCTGGCGGACAACGTGATCATCATCTGCTCCATTGAGAATTTTGACCCGATGGGCGTGCATACCGGTGACTCGATTACTGTTGCCCCGGCGCAGACGCTGACCGATCGCGAGTACCAGAAGATGCGCGATGCGGCGATTGCGGTGATGCGCGAGATTGGCGTGGAGACGGGCGGGTCGAATGTGCAGTTTGCGGTGAATCCGGCGAACGGACGCATGACGGTGATTGAGATGAATCCGCGTGTTTCGCGGTCGTCGGCTCTGGCTTCGAAGGCTACGGGATTTCCGATTGCGAAGATTGCGGCGAAGCTGGCGGTGGGTTACACGCTGGATGAGATTCCCAACGACATTACGCGCATGACGCCGGCTTGTTTTGAGCCGACGATTGATTACGTCGTAACCAAGATTCCGAAGTGGCAGTTCGAGAAGTTTCCTGGTGCGGACGACACGCTGGGGCCGCAGATGAAGTCGGTCGGCGAGGTGATGGCGATTGGACGGACCTTCAAGGAATCGCTGATGAAGGCGCTGCGCTCGTTGGAGACCGGCAAAAAGACCGGTAGCGAGGAGCTGGAACCGCGGCGGCTAACGCAGCGGCTGGTGACGCCGCAGCCGGAGCGGTTGAACTATATCCGATTTGCATTTGAGCGCGGATTGAGCGTGCGCGAGGTGGCGCGTTATACGGGGATGGACCCGTGGTTCCTGTATCAGATTCGTGAGATTTGCGAGGCGCAGAAGCTGGTTGGGACGCTGTCGCCGGAGACAGTGACGCCGATGCAGTTGCGCAAGTTCAAACGGCTTGGGTTGAGCGATGAGCGCATCGCGAATGAGTGGAAGCTGGCGGGGCACGAGGGTATCCAGCAGGTGAGGGAACTGCGCTATGCGCATGGCATCCGGCCGATCTTCAAGCTGGTGGATACGTGCGCGGCGGAGTTTGAGTCGCATACGCCGTACTTCTATTCGAGCTATGACGAAGAGGATGAAGCGCCACCGACCGCGATGCGCAAGATCATCATTCTGGGCAGCGGGCCGAACCGCATCGGGCAGGGAATCGAGTTCGATTACTGCTGCTGCCATGCGGCGTTTGCGTTGAAGGAAGACGGCTACGAGACGATCATGGTGAATTGCAATCCGGAGACTGTTTCTACGGATTACGACACTTCCGATCGGCTGTACTTTGAGCCCCTGACGCTGGAAGATGTCCTCGCGATCTACGAGCATGAGGCGAAGTCGGGCGCTGAGATTGGGATGATTGTGCAGTTTGGCGGGCAGACCCCGCTCAATCTGGCGCAACGGCTGCGCAAGGCTGGCGTGCCGATTATCGGGACTTCGCCGGAGTCGATTGATCTTGCGGAGGACCGCAAGCGGTTTGGCAAGCTGCTGGAAGAGCTGCAGATTCCGCAGCCGAGCGGCGGGACGGCGACGTCTGTCGAAGAGGCGTTGGCGGTGGGCGAGCGTATCGGGTATCCGGTGCTGGTGCGGCCCTCGTATGTGCTTGGCGGGCGGGCGATGGTGATCGCGTACGACGCGCAGGAAGTGGCGCGGTACATGACTACGGCGGTTGAATACTCTTCGGATCGCCCGGTGCTGGTGGATCACTTCCTGGAGTCGGCGGTTGAGGTCGATGTGGACGCGCTTTGCGATTCGAAGGACGTCGTCATCGCGGCGATCATGCAGCACATTGAAGAGGCCGGTATTCATTCGGGCGACTCGTCGTGCGTGTTGCCGCCGGTGAGCATTCGTCCGGAGACGCTGGCGACGATTCGCGCCTACACGCGCAAGCTGGCGCTTGCGCTGAAAGTTGTCGGACTGGTCAATCTGCAGTTCGCGATTCAGAGGGATGCGGACGATAACGATCAGGTCTATGTGATCGAGGTGAATCCGCGCGCGTCGCGGACGGTGCCGTATGTTTCGAAGGCTACGGGCGTGCCGCTGGCGAAGATTGCTTCGCGGTTGATGACCGGGCGCAAGCTGCGCGAGTTTTTGCCGGGGCATGTCGAGTCAGCGCTGGATCTTGATCCAGGACCGCATTTCTATGTAAAGTCTCCGGTCTTCCCGTGGAACAAGTTCCCAGGCGCGGATACGGTGCTGAGCCCGGAGATGAAGTCGACTGGCGAGGTGATGGGTGTGGCCGATAACTTCGGCGAAGCCTTTGCCAAGGCGCAACTCTCGGCTGGCCAGATTTTACCTTCTGAGGGAACGATCTTCTTCAGTGTGAACGATCATGACAAACCGGCTGCGACGTTGCTGGCGAGACTGTATGTCGAGCTTGGCTTTCGGCTGGTCGCCACCGAGGGAACGGCCAACGTGCTGGAACAGGCTGGGATGAGTGTCGAGCGCGTCTTTAAGGTGAAGGAAGGTCGTCCGAACGTGGTCGATCTGATCAAGGGCGACCGCATTCAACTGATCATCAACACACCGCGCGGGCAGGACACGATCTTTGACGAGAAGGCGATTCGGCGTGCTGCGGTGCTAGCGCGGGTTCCAACGATTACTACGATTGCAGCAGCGCAAGCGGCTGCCGAGGGTATTGCGGCGATGCAGCGACGGCAGACTTCGGTGGTTTCGCTGCAGGAGTTGCATCCGGTCGGCGTTACAGCGCAAGGCTAA